A single genomic interval of uncultured Pseudodesulfovibrio sp. harbors:
- a CDS encoding PPC domain-containing DNA-binding protein gives MQYSEGTIGRVFTLRLEDGDKIPDCIETFAKDHDIKAAHCTMIGGVDKGNIVAGPKDSTSPVIDPILHAISDAHEVAAVGTIFANEEGIPLLHMHAALGRDGETRTGCIRPGLDVWLVGEVIIIEILNSDMLRKKEPKSGLELLAKG, from the coding sequence ATGCAGTACAGTGAAGGAACCATCGGCAGAGTATTTACCCTGCGCCTTGAAGACGGCGACAAGATTCCCGACTGCATCGAAACGTTCGCCAAGGACCACGACATCAAGGCGGCGCACTGCACCATGATCGGCGGCGTGGACAAGGGAAATATCGTGGCTGGCCCGAAAGACTCGACTTCTCCGGTCATCGACCCGATCCTTCACGCCATATCCGATGCCCACGAAGTAGCCGCAGTAGGAACAATTTTCGCCAACGAAGAAGGCATCCCGCTTCTGCACATGCACGCGGCCCTCGGGCGCGACGGTGAAACCAGAACCGGATGCATCCGCCCCGGCCTCGACGTCTGGCTGGTAGGCGAAGTCATCATCATCGAAATTCTGAATTCCGACATGCTCAGGAAGAAAGAACCAAAGAGCGGCCTTGAGCTGCTCGCCAAAGGATAA
- a CDS encoding ornithine cyclodeaminase family protein, with translation MTAEVLWISSNEIDTLGIEMPEIMDAVETGFATVGRGEAEMPAKIGIHPREDCFIHAMPCYLGGDTDRTGVKCVSGYPPNPKNGLPYITGIMLLNDSATGLPIAVMDAGWVTAWRTGAASGVYARHFGNPATQSVSIIGTGVQGRVNLIAMRETFPNLSRVFCYDLYEESAERFVNDMHRELPDAEFVICPDQRTAACETDVLITCTPIVEEPKRSIPYSWLKPDCLVISVDYDSAIKEDCFDANFTCDNRNQYVWTQEQGTYFQNGYPGADDIYADMGEICAGIKPGVREGKRGAVLMGIASHDVMTASLIYDKAVAAGLGTKVEL, from the coding sequence ATGACCGCTGAAGTTCTCTGGATATCTTCCAATGAAATCGACACGCTCGGAATTGAAATGCCTGAAATAATGGATGCCGTGGAAACCGGATTCGCCACAGTCGGCCGGGGTGAAGCGGAGATGCCTGCCAAAATAGGCATCCATCCGCGTGAAGACTGCTTCATTCACGCCATGCCCTGTTACCTCGGCGGCGACACGGACCGCACAGGCGTGAAATGCGTGTCCGGCTATCCGCCCAACCCCAAAAACGGCCTGCCTTACATCACCGGCATCATGCTTCTCAACGACTCGGCAACAGGGTTGCCCATCGCCGTCATGGACGCGGGCTGGGTCACGGCATGGCGCACGGGAGCGGCATCCGGGGTCTACGCCCGTCACTTCGGAAACCCGGCCACACAGTCCGTCTCCATCATCGGAACCGGCGTGCAGGGGCGCGTCAATCTCATCGCCATGCGCGAAACATTCCCCAATCTTTCCCGCGTATTCTGCTACGATCTTTATGAAGAATCCGCAGAACGCTTCGTCAATGACATGCATCGCGAACTGCCGGACGCAGAATTCGTCATCTGCCCGGACCAACGCACCGCAGCCTGCGAAACCGACGTGCTCATTACCTGCACGCCCATCGTGGAGGAACCGAAGCGTTCCATCCCCTATTCATGGCTCAAGCCGGACTGTCTCGTCATTTCGGTAGACTACGACTCCGCCATCAAAGAAGACTGCTTTGACGCCAACTTCACCTGCGACAACCGCAACCAGTACGTCTGGACACAGGAACAGGGAACGTACTTTCAAAACGGCTACCCCGGCGCAGACGACATCTATGCCGACATGGGCGAAATCTGTGCAGGCATCAAACCCGGCGTACGGGAAGGCAAGCGTGGAGCCGTGCTCATGGGCATTGCCAGTCATGACGTCATGACCGCCTCACTCATCTATGACAAAGCCGTGGCTGCGGGCCTCGGTACCAAGGTTGAACTGTAA
- a CDS encoding RluA family pseudouridine synthase: MAVHETYEVSAEFDGSRLDRFMVEIMPESGLRLRRRLCDEGRVLVDGKSRKPGYKLRSGQEIIIGKERHSMSHEQMGLRIVEQAGDFAAVYKPGGVHSASIEGKGGDCVEDVLADLFPGTKPHLLNRLDYLTSGLLLVALNADAVDQYHVLEDRGDIRKFYLADVKGRLDGMVTVRNALDTDNRKKTRVLDEDHPDERRWTDVDAVSHDRDNDTSLVRCLIMKGARHQIRAHLASLGHPILGDPLYGDGSEGDCLRLHHERIEMPGFTASVACPWGLV; the protein is encoded by the coding sequence ATGGCGGTACATGAAACATATGAAGTGTCGGCAGAGTTCGACGGGAGCCGATTGGACAGATTCATGGTGGAGATCATGCCTGAATCGGGTCTGAGGTTGCGTCGTCGTCTGTGTGACGAAGGGCGCGTGCTCGTTGACGGCAAGTCAAGGAAGCCGGGGTACAAGCTCCGGAGCGGGCAGGAAATCATCATCGGGAAAGAGAGGCATTCCATGTCGCATGAGCAGATGGGGTTGCGTATTGTCGAGCAGGCTGGCGATTTCGCCGCTGTGTATAAACCGGGCGGTGTGCATTCTGCGAGTATAGAAGGCAAGGGTGGTGACTGTGTGGAAGATGTGCTTGCGGACCTTTTCCCCGGCACGAAACCGCACCTGTTGAACCGGCTTGATTATCTGACTTCGGGCTTGCTGCTTGTCGCGCTGAATGCGGATGCCGTTGACCAGTATCATGTACTGGAAGACAGGGGCGATATCCGGAAGTTCTATCTGGCCGACGTGAAAGGGCGTCTGGACGGCATGGTAACCGTCAGAAACGCGCTTGATACGGATAATCGCAAGAAGACGCGGGTGCTGGATGAAGATCATCCTGACGAGAGGCGCTGGACCGACGTCGATGCCGTGTCTCATGACCGTGACAATGATACGTCGCTTGTGCGCTGCCTCATAATGAAAGGGGCGCGTCATCAGATTCGGGCGCATCTGGCAAGTCTCGGACACCCGATCCTCGGAGACCCCCTGTATGGTGACGGCAGTGAGGGGGATTGTCTGCGTCTGCATCATGAGCGTATCGAGATGCCGGGATTCACCGCCTCCGTCGCATGTCCGTGGGGACTGGTATAG
- a CDS encoding EamA family transporter, with protein sequence MNPKGFLYILAAAFMWALIGVFTKYILDEGISALEIAFWRASIAWVLFLIHATAQRQLRIHRTDLPALLGFGVICVTLFYGSYQVAIRDVGVALAAVLLYTAPAWVAVMSWLLLKERMTKTKAACVTMTILGVASISLGPQLMGSGGITLNWFGLAAGLVAGFTYALYYIFGKAFLYRYPTPTIFVYAIPFGALLLLPFIDFAHKSPQAWLLLIGLASVTSYGAFSVYYAGLKHLEATQASVIATFEPMMAAIFAYMLFGEKFSVYGYAGSTMIIAAVLLVVLSGSRASRAATEER encoded by the coding sequence ATGAATCCCAAAGGCTTTCTGTATATCCTTGCCGCCGCATTCATGTGGGCGCTCATCGGTGTTTTCACCAAGTACATTCTGGACGAAGGAATCAGCGCGCTGGAAATCGCGTTCTGGCGCGCCTCCATCGCATGGGTGCTGTTCCTCATTCACGCGACTGCACAGCGGCAACTCAGAATCCACCGCACCGACCTGCCCGCCCTGCTCGGCTTCGGTGTCATCTGCGTCACCCTGTTCTACGGTTCCTATCAGGTCGCCATCCGGGATGTAGGAGTCGCTCTGGCAGCCGTTCTTCTCTATACGGCACCGGCGTGGGTCGCCGTCATGTCATGGCTGCTGCTCAAGGAAAGAATGACCAAGACCAAGGCAGCCTGCGTCACCATGACCATTCTCGGCGTGGCGAGCATCAGCCTCGGCCCGCAACTCATGGGCAGCGGTGGAATCACACTCAACTGGTTCGGCCTCGCAGCAGGACTGGTCGCCGGATTCACCTACGCTCTTTACTACATATTCGGAAAAGCTTTCCTGTACCGCTACCCGACCCCGACAATCTTCGTGTACGCCATACCGTTCGGCGCACTGCTTCTGCTGCCGTTCATCGATTTCGCACACAAAAGCCCGCAGGCATGGCTTCTCCTCATCGGATTGGCCTCTGTCACCTCATATGGAGCTTTCTCCGTGTATTATGCGGGGCTGAAACACCTTGAAGCGACACAGGCCTCGGTCATAGCCACCTTTGAACCGATGATGGCCGCCATCTTCGCCTACATGCTGTTCGGCGAAAAATTCTCTGTTTACGGCTATGCAGGCAGCACCATGATCATTGCCGCAGTCCTGCTGGTCGTACTGTCCGGATCCAGAGCCAGCCGCGCCGCAACCGAGGAGAGATAA
- the lhgO gene encoding L-2-hydroxyglutarate oxidase, which yields MYKADIVICGAGIIGLTIARELIKSGHKDIIIFDKENDTGFHASGRNSGVLHAGIYYDPGTLKAKMCLKGNLRMQEYCEQNNLPLFKSGKVIVTRTLDELDTLDELERRAKANGGTVEMIDAKQLAEIEPNAKTIERALHSPLTSVVDPKAILKHMRKELESTGKVRFFFGTRFLGAGKNTAKTTQGDIGYGLFINAAGSFSDKVAQAYGIAENYRLLPFKGIYHVLKKPAADKIRGSIYPVPNIKNPFLGVHFTRSVHGDVYVGPTAIPAFGRENYGILKGIDSEVLKILLLDAGMFFENKKFRQVALSEPRKYLSKYFFSDAEKLVKYLAPHDMLPCSKAGIRPQLINVDTHEMVMDFLVERHENTVHVLNSISPAFTSSMYFAELVVKEYIDI from the coding sequence ATGTACAAGGCAGACATAGTCATCTGCGGTGCAGGCATCATCGGCCTGACCATCGCCCGCGAGCTTATCAAATCCGGTCATAAGGACATCATCATTTTCGACAAGGAAAACGACACGGGCTTCCATGCCTCAGGCCGCAACAGCGGCGTGCTGCACGCCGGTATTTATTACGATCCCGGCACCCTCAAGGCGAAAATGTGCCTCAAGGGCAACCTGCGGATGCAGGAATACTGCGAACAGAACAACCTGCCGCTGTTCAAGTCCGGCAAAGTCATCGTCACGCGCACCCTGGATGAACTCGACACGTTGGATGAACTCGAACGCCGAGCCAAGGCAAACGGCGGCACCGTGGAAATGATTGACGCAAAACAGCTTGCCGAAATCGAACCCAACGCCAAAACCATTGAGCGCGCGCTGCATTCCCCGCTGACATCAGTAGTCGATCCCAAGGCCATCCTGAAGCACATGCGGAAGGAACTGGAAAGCACCGGCAAAGTCCGGTTCTTCTTCGGCACCCGCTTCCTCGGCGCAGGGAAAAACACCGCCAAGACAACTCAAGGCGACATCGGATACGGCCTGTTCATCAATGCGGCCGGTTCGTTCAGCGACAAGGTGGCACAAGCATACGGAATCGCTGAAAACTACCGTCTGTTGCCGTTCAAAGGCATCTACCACGTCCTGAAAAAGCCCGCCGCCGACAAGATTCGCGGCAGCATCTACCCTGTCCCGAACATCAAGAATCCGTTCCTCGGTGTCCACTTCACCCGCAGCGTTCACGGCGACGTCTACGTCGGCCCGACGGCCATTCCCGCATTCGGACGCGAGAACTATGGAATCCTGAAGGGAATCGACTCCGAAGTCCTGAAAATCCTGCTCCTCGACGCGGGCATGTTCTTCGAGAACAAGAAATTCCGTCAGGTTGCACTGTCTGAGCCACGCAAGTATTTGTCAAAATACTTTTTCTCGGACGCGGAAAAACTGGTGAAATACCTCGCACCGCACGACATGCTGCCGTGCTCTAAAGCGGGCATCAGGCCACAGCTTATCAACGTGGATACCCATGAAATGGTTATGGACTTTCTGGTTGAGCGTCACGAAAACACCGTGCACGTGCTCAACTCCATTTCCCCGGCATTCACAAGCTCCATGTATTTTGCCGAATTAGTGGTCAAGGAATATATAGATATCTAA
- a CDS encoding UvrD-helicase domain-containing protein, which translates to MSELRQVKASAGSGKTYQLTRRFLALLDRADDTARPFVCTGKPYRSYAWPEIMAVTFTNKAASEMKERVVKGLKLGALDINDGGQKAECSVETASKAIGSILRRYHRLNIRTIDSLLALLLRLFALEFGIRPDFQMAFNERELFDAVYDHFIAMCELDGSERDLLADTITTMLRTEGKTGFWMQDTVRNRLFEMGKFLRTVSGPLETDQEVIKNLLVAAYDDFSVSVKNTVTYFTDTGLPFAKPFMKFLNGCLAYELFQTPKDSAYLHKDSLCDCVNKAGKDKVDGPMEAEYRRFTLMYAEYVTTHAALSGAYFLAPAVQIAMRLLNGLAELQKQRGLVLGSALAGFVNELLSYGEAVSEAYCRMGCRLHHLLVDEFQDTSREQWQAITPLSQECLAKGGSLFYVGDVKQAIYGWRGGDSALFDEVMTQPDISALAHDTTSDSLPNNWRSFRNVVEFNNTFFGNLENVVSADELTNALFSDAPDDFRADFTSELMRNFEACAQAVPKTNNDTDGYIRMEQLPGDKAEEIEEQTIEALDALMDNLTSRRAYRDIAVLVRKHDHAELVCNLLVQKGIPVITENSLQLDKHPIIRQLVAFLAFLDYPRDDLAFLTFASGAELFLAETDISETDFHNWLTRQQKRPLGVRFRNDFPEEWQRLVEPFYNQSGLMTPYDLTQEALRTFRVLERHPDAELYVRRFLEVVHLAEENGYGSLSAFLEYWNEKSDEEKVPLPENIDAVRIMTIHKSKGLEFPVVIVPFHNWKVWPDRDFEIRQFKGSRLVTPMRKTLGKPYLTSMGRAVREQLNLLYVAWTRSREELYGFFTEKPANSPALAAMNLFLDMNDDTVFEYGEPPTDGTPSTAAVTPQPQTLPPETGATELMTWLPRLRVYRHNLDEYFYNERMRGEVAHRTMELMRVTGDNTADAERALRLAMQDFPALGSLDKAERDKLKADVRAMAQWVLEDDRLRLWLEKGDKEPEVMDEDGNFKRLDLLYHDENTIVADFKTGQPSPKNREQVLDYMHILDQMEGARTKAQGYLIYLDLMEIHEVKAEA; encoded by the coding sequence ATGTCTGAACTCAGACAGGTCAAGGCATCCGCAGGTTCAGGCAAGACCTACCAACTGACCCGCCGCTTTCTCGCCCTGCTCGACAGGGCGGACGACACGGCCCGTCCATTCGTCTGCACGGGCAAGCCCTACCGCAGTTACGCATGGCCCGAAATCATGGCCGTGACCTTCACCAACAAGGCCGCAAGCGAAATGAAGGAACGCGTGGTCAAGGGACTCAAGCTCGGCGCGCTCGACATCAATGACGGCGGGCAAAAAGCGGAATGCTCAGTAGAAACGGCATCCAAGGCCATCGGCTCCATCCTGCGCCGCTACCACCGCCTCAATATCCGCACCATCGATTCGCTGCTCGCCTTGCTGCTGCGCCTGTTCGCGCTGGAATTCGGCATCCGCCCGGACTTCCAGATGGCGTTCAACGAACGGGAACTGTTCGACGCGGTATACGACCATTTCATCGCCATGTGCGAACTGGACGGATCGGAACGCGACCTGCTCGCCGACACCATCACGACCATGCTTCGCACCGAAGGCAAGACCGGTTTCTGGATGCAGGACACAGTCCGCAACCGCCTCTTTGAAATGGGGAAATTCCTGCGTACCGTTTCCGGTCCGCTCGAAACCGATCAGGAAGTCATCAAGAACCTGCTTGTCGCGGCCTATGACGACTTCTCGGTGTCAGTCAAAAACACGGTCACGTATTTCACCGACACAGGCCTGCCCTTTGCGAAACCGTTCATGAAATTTCTCAACGGCTGCCTTGCATACGAACTGTTCCAGACGCCCAAGGATTCGGCCTACCTCCACAAGGACAGCCTGTGCGACTGCGTCAACAAGGCGGGCAAGGACAAGGTGGACGGCCCCATGGAAGCGGAATACCGCCGCTTCACCCTCATGTACGCCGAGTACGTCACCACCCACGCGGCCCTTTCCGGTGCCTACTTCCTTGCCCCGGCAGTTCAAATCGCCATGCGCCTCCTGAACGGCCTTGCGGAACTCCAGAAACAACGGGGACTCGTGCTCGGATCGGCACTCGCAGGGTTTGTCAACGAACTCCTCTCCTACGGTGAAGCGGTATCCGAGGCCTACTGCCGTATGGGTTGCCGCCTGCATCATCTGCTCGTGGACGAATTTCAGGATACCAGCCGGGAACAGTGGCAGGCCATCACGCCCCTGTCGCAGGAATGCCTCGCAAAGGGGGGCAGCCTGTTCTACGTCGGCGACGTAAAGCAGGCCATCTACGGCTGGCGCGGCGGTGATTCCGCCCTGTTCGACGAAGTCATGACCCAGCCCGACATTTCGGCACTCGCCCACGACACAACAAGCGACTCGCTGCCGAACAACTGGCGAAGCTTCCGAAACGTTGTGGAATTCAACAACACATTCTTCGGCAACCTTGAAAATGTCGTGAGCGCAGACGAGCTGACAAACGCTCTGTTCAGCGATGCGCCCGATGATTTCCGTGCCGATTTCACATCGGAACTGATGCGTAACTTCGAAGCATGCGCTCAGGCTGTCCCGAAGACAAACAACGACACGGACGGCTACATCCGCATGGAGCAACTCCCCGGCGACAAGGCCGAGGAAATCGAAGAACAGACGATCGAGGCGCTTGATGCGCTCATGGACAATCTGACCTCCCGCAGGGCCTACCGCGACATCGCAGTACTCGTCCGCAAGCACGATCATGCCGAACTCGTCTGCAACCTGCTCGTCCAAAAAGGCATTCCGGTCATCACGGAAAACAGCCTGCAACTGGACAAGCACCCGATCATCAGACAACTGGTCGCATTCCTTGCATTTCTCGACTACCCGCGGGACGACCTCGCCTTCCTGACCTTCGCATCCGGTGCCGAACTCTTTCTCGCGGAAACCGACATCAGCGAAACCGATTTTCACAACTGGCTCACACGGCAGCAGAAACGCCCGCTCGGTGTCCGGTTCCGCAATGACTTCCCTGAGGAATGGCAGCGACTCGTCGAACCTTTCTACAATCAGTCCGGCCTGATGACGCCTTACGACCTGACGCAGGAAGCCCTGCGTACCTTCCGTGTTCTCGAACGTCATCCAGACGCGGAACTCTACGTGCGCCGATTCCTTGAAGTCGTACATCTGGCAGAAGAAAACGGCTACGGTTCCCTGTCGGCCTTCCTTGAATACTGGAATGAGAAATCGGACGAAGAAAAGGTCCCGCTCCCGGAAAACATCGACGCCGTACGCATCATGACCATCCACAAATCAAAGGGGCTTGAATTCCCGGTGGTCATTGTCCCGTTCCACAACTGGAAAGTCTGGCCGGACAGGGATTTCGAAATCAGGCAGTTCAAAGGTTCCCGTCTGGTCACTCCCATGCGGAAGACTCTGGGCAAACCGTACCTGACGAGCATGGGACGGGCCGTGCGGGAACAGCTCAACCTGCTCTATGTGGCATGGACCCGCTCCCGAGAGGAACTCTACGGTTTCTTTACGGAAAAACCGGCGAATTCCCCGGCTCTCGCCGCCATGAACCTGTTCCTCGACATGAACGACGACACCGTGTTCGAGTACGGCGAACCACCGACAGACGGCACGCCGTCAACAGCGGCAGTTACGCCCCAGCCACAAACACTTCCCCCGGAGACCGGCGCAACCGAACTGATGACATGGCTCCCGCGCCTGCGAGTCTATCGGCATAACCTTGACGAGTATTTCTACAACGAACGCATGCGCGGCGAAGTAGCGCACCGCACCATGGAGCTGATGCGCGTCACGGGCGACAACACAGCCGATGCAGAACGCGCACTCCGGCTGGCCATGCAGGATTTCCCGGCTCTCGGAAGTCTCGACAAGGCCGAGCGCGACAAGCTGAAAGCAGACGTCCGCGCCATGGCGCAATGGGTGCTGGAGGATGACAGACTCCGCCTGTGGCTGGAAAAAGGCGACAAGGAACCCGAAGTCATGGATGAAGACGGCAATTTCAAACGACTCGACCTGCTGTACCATGACGAAAACACCATAGTCGCGGACTTCAAGACAGGCCAGCCATCACCCAAGAACCGCGAACAGGTGCTTGATTACATGCACATTCTTGATCAAATGGAAGGGGCCAGAACAAAAGCGCAGGGATACCTCATCTACCTCGATCTCATGGAAATCCATGAAGTAAAGGCGGAGGCATAA
- a CDS encoding PD-(D/E)XK nuclease family protein codes for MRDITLIPWQTDFIPALGELLVARPDFSDITVLFPHNRPRRYLKAYFKANENLPRPIFLPEMTSIAEFISGLRRDLNDAPVIQGNQLDLVELLYTIVTELRRNGRGLLARLPEMDREAFLPWGIRLAKLMDDLLRQDVEPEDLKYMEGEVSEYASALLEQLNVIYHEYVSRLFERGWTTAGLDWRFVTKNIAAVANHLGGKQIIAAGFYALSGAEDIFFRRLWEDDILHPVIHSDPALATGAHRHWATAEHTAWLSRWNTRATIPSHLPKNFTEPDIRFCEGFDRHSQLAAMSDDMEQAASLDESAIILPDEGALLPILHHLPDREPNISMGYPLDRTSLARLVETLLTLQENRLEDGRYYWRDVISLVRHPYLRLLGPEDKPLRRIFHIWEAQIRLGERYIDPLAWDPPYKDTVLSEVDAAIAEPLRKEIFHHCLTSFETVDSLAALGDALTGLATMLHTHGERLWHTYLVDAECLFRLTTSVIPQLKSAQTSHEEYSKPTLFSLLRRIFSQERVSFEPEPIAGLQVLGVLETRLLHFKRLFVLDAVEERLPGTNPFDPLLPDPLRHLLGLPDARERDNVSGYNFYRLLMGADEAVIYYQSGIQPGLLDSKSVRSRFVEQLLWEREKREKRIIETGDPLIRAVTFPTGSLRTEIRSIAITPIIREMLEHKLQERGLSPSGLDRYMNCPKQFFYSYLTKVRPVEEVNEQGDRSEFGSLVHDTLREFYEPHVGRMTDLAELDTLPLLTLFQEKFSNSEFAATLPFDTRMALLKTGRHRLEAFAASQEPAMLLGLEKSLSATIDMGGLTIPFKGQLDRIERREEGIFVLDYKTGGGVVPKKGFWDDMDIWDRIYNHGPDSPDPMLLPDLSKTVQSIQLPAYMHLYSECEGETPHDAALVKLAEDGKMQWIFGKKWTDEERTETVDVMTPKLIKALIRHMLDATEFTAQPGRGCQWCDFKTPCGK; via the coding sequence ATGCGCGACATCACCCTGATCCCATGGCAAACCGACTTTATCCCGGCGCTCGGAGAACTGCTTGTCGCACGCCCGGATTTCAGCGACATCACAGTGCTTTTCCCGCACAACCGGCCGCGCCGTTACCTCAAGGCATATTTCAAGGCGAACGAGAATCTGCCCCGCCCGATCTTTCTCCCGGAAATGACATCCATTGCGGAATTCATCTCCGGTTTGCGCCGTGACCTCAACGACGCACCTGTCATACAGGGCAACCAGCTCGATCTGGTAGAACTGCTGTACACCATCGTGACCGAACTCCGCCGCAACGGACGCGGCCTGCTCGCCCGCCTGCCGGAAATGGACCGCGAAGCCTTTCTGCCTTGGGGCATCCGCCTCGCCAAGCTGATGGACGACCTCCTTCGGCAGGACGTCGAACCGGAAGACCTCAAATACATGGAAGGCGAGGTCTCCGAGTACGCAAGCGCCCTGCTTGAACAGTTGAACGTCATTTACCACGAATACGTCAGCCGCCTTTTCGAACGCGGATGGACAACCGCAGGACTGGATTGGCGATTCGTCACCAAAAACATCGCCGCAGTGGCCAACCACCTCGGCGGTAAACAGATCATCGCCGCAGGCTTCTACGCACTGAGCGGTGCAGAAGACATCTTCTTCCGCCGCCTGTGGGAAGACGACATCCTGCACCCGGTCATTCATTCCGATCCGGCCCTCGCCACCGGCGCACACCGACACTGGGCCACGGCGGAACATACCGCGTGGCTCTCAAGGTGGAATACCCGCGCCACAATCCCGTCCCACCTGCCGAAAAATTTCACGGAACCGGATATCCGCTTCTGCGAAGGCTTTGACCGCCATTCACAGCTTGCAGCCATGAGCGACGACATGGAGCAGGCAGCCTCGCTTGACGAGTCCGCAATCATCCTGCCCGACGAAGGCGCGCTGCTTCCCATCCTGCATCACCTGCCGGACAGGGAGCCGAACATTTCCATGGGATATCCACTGGACCGGACATCACTGGCGCGACTGGTGGAAACCCTGCTCACGCTTCAGGAAAACCGCCTTGAAGACGGCCGCTACTACTGGCGGGACGTCATCAGCCTCGTCCGCCATCCGTATCTCCGCCTGCTCGGGCCTGAGGACAAACCGCTCCGCCGCATTTTCCACATATGGGAAGCACAGATCCGCCTTGGGGAACGCTACATAGACCCGTTGGCATGGGACCCGCCATACAAGGATACAGTCCTCTCCGAAGTGGATGCAGCAATCGCGGAACCTCTACGGAAGGAGATATTCCACCACTGTCTCACCTCCTTTGAGACCGTGGACAGCCTCGCTGCACTGGGCGATGCGCTGACCGGACTGGCAACAATGCTGCACACACACGGCGAGCGCCTCTGGCATACGTACCTTGTGGATGCGGAATGCCTGTTCCGGCTGACGACATCCGTCATTCCGCAACTCAAGAGCGCTCAAACGAGCCATGAGGAATACTCGAAACCGACACTTTTCTCACTGCTCCGGCGCATATTCTCTCAGGAGCGTGTCTCGTTCGAGCCTGAACCGATAGCCGGACTGCAAGTGCTCGGCGTACTTGAAACACGCCTGCTGCACTTCAAACGGCTCTTCGTTCTCGATGCCGTGGAAGAACGGCTGCCCGGAACCAACCCGTTCGACCCGCTGCTGCCCGATCCACTCCGCCACCTCCTCGGCCTGCCCGACGCCCGTGAGCGCGACAACGTGTCCGGCTACAACTTCTACCGCCTGCTCATGGGAGCGGACGAAGCGGTCATCTACTACCAAAGCGGCATCCAGCCCGGTCTCCTCGACTCCAAAAGCGTACGAAGCCGGTTCGTGGAACAACTGCTCTGGGAGCGGGAAAAGCGGGAAAAACGCATCATCGAGACCGGTGATCCGCTCATCCGGGCCGTCACCTTTCCGACCGGATCGCTACGGACCGAAATCAGGTCGATCGCCATCACCCCGATCATCAGGGAAATGCTTGAGCACAAATTGCAGGAACGCGGTCTTTCCCCGTCAGGGCTCGACAGATACATGAACTGCCCGAAGCAGTTCTTCTATTCGTACCTGACAAAAGTCCGTCCGGTCGAAGAAGTCAACGAACAGGGTGACCGCAGCGAATTCGGCTCACTGGTCCACGATACCCTGCGTGAATTCTACGAACCGCATGTCGGGCGCATGACCGACCTTGCCGAACTCGATACTCTCCCGCTCCTGACACTGTTTCAGGAGAAGTTCAGCAACAGTGAATTTGCCGCGACCCTGCCGTTCGACACGCGAATGGCACTGCTCAAGACAGGACGCCACCGCCTCGAAGCTTTTGCCGCCTCGCAGGAACCGGCCATGCTGCTCGGGCTGGAAAAGTCCCTGTCCGCCACAATCGACATGGGCGGCCTGACCATCCCGTTCAAGGGCCAGCTCGACCGCATTGAACGGCGGGAAGAAGGAATCTTCGTTCTGGACTACAAAACCGGGGGCGGAGTTGTTCCCAAGAAAGGATTCTGGGACGACATGGACATATGGGACCGCATCTACAATCACGGCCCGGACTCTCCCGACCCCATGCTGCTGCCCGACCTCTCGAAAACGGTTCAGTCCATTCAACTCCCGGCTTACATGCATCTCTACAGCGAATGTGAAGGAGAGACACCGCACGACGCCGCCCTTGTCAAGCTTGCCGAAGACGGGAAAATGCAGTGGATTTTCGGAAAAAAATGGACCGATGAAGAACGCACGGAAACAGTGGACGTGATGACCCCCAAATTGATAAAAGCGCTCATCCGCCACATGCTGGATGCGACGGAATTCACGGCGCAACCGGGACGCGGCTGCCAATGGTGCGACTTCAAGACCCCGTGCGGGAAATAG